The Brassica oleracea var. oleracea cultivar TO1000 chromosome C6, BOL, whole genome shotgun sequence genome includes a region encoding these proteins:
- the LOC106299958 gene encoding probable serine/threonine-protein kinase At1g18390 isoform X2: MIDLFLSPTKSLFPIIIIWMLFVTPSFVFSADDELHSLCSQPFPCGNQSGLLYPFWISGREDCGHPDFKVDCNRGFAELSISSVKYRILETNYDSGIIRLARSDFICNLCPTNPSNMPFNQSVLPLSPTTALLRIYYDCSQDFSPYVPNYIGALACNGDDDDDDDDDDDDDDDDGKRYYYVTSNQSSPLLQRIRNVFNSFRVFCHKNVTIPASGPALTALQLTPSTDNLKKALEEGFELGLNQDCSTCLTSGGACGFNRSSIAFTCYNSNRTINNGLSTGAIAGIGIASVLVLLILVAGCALCLIRRRKIQASQYTSKGLSITSNSNKEASRHLTPKTISSHPTPKTISSSSNHALIPPISNITNASTYFGVQVFSYEELEEATENFSRELGDGGFGTVYYGVLKDGRAVAVKRLYEKSLQRVEQFKNEIDILKTMKHPNLVILYGCTSRHSSELLLVYEYISNGTLADHLHGDRAETRPLCWPIRLKIAIETASALSFLHKSGIIHRDVKTTNILLDENSTVKVADFGLSRLFSTDQTHVSTMPQGTPGYVDPEYYQCYRLNEKSDVYSFGVVLTEIISSKEAVDITRHRHDVNLANMAVSKIQNNAVHELVDPSLGFEKDPEVKRMMVSVAELAFRCLQQEREARPSMDEIMEILKGIKGEKCRKLPDVVDIVVSRGDDVGLLRHSDPPPVSPDADMCISSSDTAARSF; this comes from the exons ATGATCGATCTGTTTCTATCCCCCACAAAATCTTTGTTCCCTATAATCATTATATGGATGCTCTTTGTGACACCTTCTTTTGTTTTCTCAGCTGATGATGAGCTTCACAGTCTCTGCAGTCAACCGTTTCCGTGCGGCAATCAAAGCGGTCTCTTGTATCCTTTCTGGATATCTGGCAGAGAAGACTGTGGCCACCCTGACTTCAAAGTAGACTGTAACAGAGGATTCGCAGAGTTAAGTATCTCCTCCGTGAAGTATAGAATCTTAGAGACGAACTATGACTCTGGTATCATACGACTGGCGAGATCGGATTTTATCTGCAATCTTTGTCCGACAAATCCTTCAAATATGCCATTCAACCAAAGCGTCCTTCCACTTTCTCCTACCACCGCACTGCTAAGAATTTATTACGACTGCAGCCAAGACTTTTCGCCGTATGTTCCTAATTATATTGGAGCCCTTGCTTGTAATGGTGATGATGATGATGATGATGATGATGATGATGATGATGATGATGATGATGGCAAAAGATATTATTATGTGACGAGTAACCAATCGTCCCCTCTACTTCAAAGGATTAGAAACGTTTTCAACAGCTTCAGGGTATTTTGCCATAAAAACGTCACTATTCCTGCATCTGGGCCCGCGCTGACCGCGCTACAGTTGACTCCAAGTACAGATAATCTAAAGAAGGCTCTTGAAGAAGGTTTCGAGCTTGGACTTAACCAAGATTGTTCGACCTGCTTAACCTCTGGGGGTGCTTGTGGGTTTAATCGAAGCTCAATTGCATTCACCTGCTACAACAGTAACCGTACTATAAACAACG GTCTCTCCACTGGAGCTATAGCAG GAATCGGGATTGCTTCTGTATTGGTGCTGTTAATCCTGGTAGCCGGATGCGCGCTCTGTCTAATCAGACGGCGGAAGATACAAGCATCTCAGTACACAAGCAAAGGCTTGTCAATAACATCTAATTCAAACAAAGAAGCCTCAAGACATCTAACTCCCAAAACAATCTCAAGCCATCCAACTCCCAAAACAATATCAAGCAGTAGCAATCACGCTCTTATCCCCCCAATCTCTAACATCACAAACGCAAGCACCTACTTTGGAGTCCAGGTCTTCAGCTACGAAGAACTCGAGGAAGCCACTGAGAATTTCTCTAGAGAGCTAGGCGACGGCGGCTTCGGTACTGTCTACTACG GCGTGTTGAAAGATGGACGAGCTGTAGCAGTGAAACGACTATACGAAAAATCTCTTCAACGCGTTGAACAGTTCAAGAACGAGATCGACATTTTGAAAACTATGAAGCATCCAAATCTAGTGATACTCTACGGATGCACATCGAGACACAGCAGCGAGCTTTTGCTCGTCTACGAGTATATCTCAAATGGAACTTTGGCCGATCATCTTCACGGTGATCGTGCTGAAACTCGTCCTCTTTGTTGGCCAATTCGTCTAAAAATAGCGATCGAAACAGCAAGTGCTTTATCCTTCCTCCACAAATCAG GGATCATACATAGGGACGTGAAGACAACAAACATTCTGCTAGACGAAAACTCCACGGTGAAAGTAGCTGATTTCGGACTCTCACGGTTGTTTTCAACAGACCAAACTCACGTCTCCACGATGCCGCAAGGCACTCCAGGATACGTAGATCCGGAGTATTACCAATGTTACCGTCTAAACGAGAAGAGCGACGTGTACAGCTTTGGAGTCGTACTCACCGAGATCATATCTTCTAAAGAAGCCGTGGATATCACAAGACATCGCCACGATGTCAACTTAGCGAACATGGCCGTTTCCAAGATCCAGAACAATGCGGTGCACGAGCTAGTTGATCCGAGTCTTGGATTCGAGAAGGATCCAGAAGTCAAGAGGATGATGGTGTCGGTAGCTGAGCTTGCGTTTCGCTGTTTGCAACAGGAAAGGGAAGCTAGGCCGTCGATGGATGAGATTATGGAGATTTTGAAAGGGATCAAAGGGGAGAAGTGCAGGAAGTTGCCAGATGTGGTGGACATTGTGGTAAGCAGAGGAGATGACGTTGGATTACTGAGGCATAGTGATCCTCCGCCGGTTTCGCCGGATGCCGATATGTGTATTAGCAGTTCGGATACGGCCGCGCGTTCATTTTGA
- the LOC106299958 gene encoding probable serine/threonine-protein kinase At1g18390 isoform X1, which produces MIDLFLSPTKSLFPIIIIWMLFVTPSFVFSADDELHSLCSQPFPCGNQSGLLYPFWISGREDCGHPDFKVDCNRGFAELSISSVKYRILETNYDSGIIRLARSDFICNLCPTNPSNMPFNQSVLPLSPTTALLRIYYDCSQDFSPYVPNYIGALACNGDDDDDDDDDDDDDDDDGKRYYYVTSNQSSPLLQRIRNVFNSFRVFCHKNVTIPASGPALTALQLTPSTDNLKKALEEGFELGLNQDCSTCLTSGGACGFNRSSIAFTCYNSNRTINNDTGLSTGAIAGIGIASVLVLLILVAGCALCLIRRRKIQASQYTSKGLSITSNSNKEASRHLTPKTISSHPTPKTISSSSNHALIPPISNITNASTYFGVQVFSYEELEEATENFSRELGDGGFGTVYYGVLKDGRAVAVKRLYEKSLQRVEQFKNEIDILKTMKHPNLVILYGCTSRHSSELLLVYEYISNGTLADHLHGDRAETRPLCWPIRLKIAIETASALSFLHKSGIIHRDVKTTNILLDENSTVKVADFGLSRLFSTDQTHVSTMPQGTPGYVDPEYYQCYRLNEKSDVYSFGVVLTEIISSKEAVDITRHRHDVNLANMAVSKIQNNAVHELVDPSLGFEKDPEVKRMMVSVAELAFRCLQQEREARPSMDEIMEILKGIKGEKCRKLPDVVDIVVSRGDDVGLLRHSDPPPVSPDADMCISSSDTAARSF; this is translated from the exons ATGATCGATCTGTTTCTATCCCCCACAAAATCTTTGTTCCCTATAATCATTATATGGATGCTCTTTGTGACACCTTCTTTTGTTTTCTCAGCTGATGATGAGCTTCACAGTCTCTGCAGTCAACCGTTTCCGTGCGGCAATCAAAGCGGTCTCTTGTATCCTTTCTGGATATCTGGCAGAGAAGACTGTGGCCACCCTGACTTCAAAGTAGACTGTAACAGAGGATTCGCAGAGTTAAGTATCTCCTCCGTGAAGTATAGAATCTTAGAGACGAACTATGACTCTGGTATCATACGACTGGCGAGATCGGATTTTATCTGCAATCTTTGTCCGACAAATCCTTCAAATATGCCATTCAACCAAAGCGTCCTTCCACTTTCTCCTACCACCGCACTGCTAAGAATTTATTACGACTGCAGCCAAGACTTTTCGCCGTATGTTCCTAATTATATTGGAGCCCTTGCTTGTAATGGTGATGATGATGATGATGATGATGATGATGATGATGATGATGATGATGATGGCAAAAGATATTATTATGTGACGAGTAACCAATCGTCCCCTCTACTTCAAAGGATTAGAAACGTTTTCAACAGCTTCAGGGTATTTTGCCATAAAAACGTCACTATTCCTGCATCTGGGCCCGCGCTGACCGCGCTACAGTTGACTCCAAGTACAGATAATCTAAAGAAGGCTCTTGAAGAAGGTTTCGAGCTTGGACTTAACCAAGATTGTTCGACCTGCTTAACCTCTGGGGGTGCTTGTGGGTTTAATCGAAGCTCAATTGCATTCACCTGCTACAACAGTAACCGTACTATAAACAACG ATACAGGTCTCTCCACTGGAGCTATAGCAG GAATCGGGATTGCTTCTGTATTGGTGCTGTTAATCCTGGTAGCCGGATGCGCGCTCTGTCTAATCAGACGGCGGAAGATACAAGCATCTCAGTACACAAGCAAAGGCTTGTCAATAACATCTAATTCAAACAAAGAAGCCTCAAGACATCTAACTCCCAAAACAATCTCAAGCCATCCAACTCCCAAAACAATATCAAGCAGTAGCAATCACGCTCTTATCCCCCCAATCTCTAACATCACAAACGCAAGCACCTACTTTGGAGTCCAGGTCTTCAGCTACGAAGAACTCGAGGAAGCCACTGAGAATTTCTCTAGAGAGCTAGGCGACGGCGGCTTCGGTACTGTCTACTACG GCGTGTTGAAAGATGGACGAGCTGTAGCAGTGAAACGACTATACGAAAAATCTCTTCAACGCGTTGAACAGTTCAAGAACGAGATCGACATTTTGAAAACTATGAAGCATCCAAATCTAGTGATACTCTACGGATGCACATCGAGACACAGCAGCGAGCTTTTGCTCGTCTACGAGTATATCTCAAATGGAACTTTGGCCGATCATCTTCACGGTGATCGTGCTGAAACTCGTCCTCTTTGTTGGCCAATTCGTCTAAAAATAGCGATCGAAACAGCAAGTGCTTTATCCTTCCTCCACAAATCAG GGATCATACATAGGGACGTGAAGACAACAAACATTCTGCTAGACGAAAACTCCACGGTGAAAGTAGCTGATTTCGGACTCTCACGGTTGTTTTCAACAGACCAAACTCACGTCTCCACGATGCCGCAAGGCACTCCAGGATACGTAGATCCGGAGTATTACCAATGTTACCGTCTAAACGAGAAGAGCGACGTGTACAGCTTTGGAGTCGTACTCACCGAGATCATATCTTCTAAAGAAGCCGTGGATATCACAAGACATCGCCACGATGTCAACTTAGCGAACATGGCCGTTTCCAAGATCCAGAACAATGCGGTGCACGAGCTAGTTGATCCGAGTCTTGGATTCGAGAAGGATCCAGAAGTCAAGAGGATGATGGTGTCGGTAGCTGAGCTTGCGTTTCGCTGTTTGCAACAGGAAAGGGAAGCTAGGCCGTCGATGGATGAGATTATGGAGATTTTGAAAGGGATCAAAGGGGAGAAGTGCAGGAAGTTGCCAGATGTGGTGGACATTGTGGTAAGCAGAGGAGATGACGTTGGATTACTGAGGCATAGTGATCCTCCGCCGGTTTCGCCGGATGCCGATATGTGTATTAGCAGTTCGGATACGGCCGCGCGTTCATTTTGA
- the LOC106298892 gene encoding probable serine/threonine-protein kinase At1g18390, producing the protein MIDLFLSPTKSMFHIIIIWMLFVTPSFVFSADDKLHRLCSQPFPCGNQNGLLYPFWIAGREDCGHPEFKVNCSGGFAELSISSVKFRILEANYDSRIIRLARSDYIIGDLCPTDTSDMPFNQSVLPLAPSTELLTIYYHCSQDFSQYVPTYFGAFACGGGDDDDKKNYYVTRNLSSPQLQAISPVLTNLSVFCDKNVSIPASGPALNTQALNSSTDNLKKALEEGFELGLNQDCSICLTSGGACGYNRSSSGFICYNIEKANNRSRNNGLSTGAILGIGIASVLVLLFLTAGCALWLIRRRKIQAAQYTNKDLPITSYSSKEASSHPTPKTISSRSNHALIPSIPNITNASTYFGVQVFSYEELEEATENFSRELGNGGFGTVYYGVLKDGRAVAVKRLYEKSLQRVEQFKNEIDILKSLKHTNLVILYGCTSRHSAELLLVYEYISNGTLADHLHGDRAEARPICWPVRLNIAIETASALSFLHKSGIIHRDVKTTNILLDENSTVKVADFGLSRLFSTDQTHVSTMPQGTPGYVDPEYYQCYRLNEKSDVYSFGVVLTELISSKKAVDITRQRHDINLANMVVSKIKNNAVHELVDPSLGFEKDPEVQRMMISVAELAFRCLQQEREGRPWMDEIVEILKGIKGEKAGKLPDVVDIKVSRGVDAGILSHSDPPPVSPDTEKCTSSSDTAACSF; encoded by the exons ATGATCGATCTGTTTCTATCCCCCACAAAATCTATGTTCCATATAATCATCATATGGATGCTCTTTGTGACACCTTCTTTTGTTTTCTCAGCTGATGATAAGCTTCACAGACTCTGCAGTCAACCGTTTCCCTGCGGCAATCAAAACGGTCTACTGTATCCTTTCTGGATAGCTGGCAGAGAAGACTGTGGCCACCCTGAGTTCAAAGTCAACTGTAGTGGTGGATTCGCAGAGCTAAGTATCTCCTCCGTGAAGTTTAGAATCTTAGAGGCGAACTATGACTCTCGTATCATAAGACTGGCAAGATCGGATTATATTATTGGCGATCTTTGTCCCACAGATACTTCAGATATGCCATTCAACCAAAGCGTCCTTCCACTTGCTCCTAGCACCGAGTTGCTCACAATTTATTACCACTGCAGCCAAGACTTTTCACAGTATGTTCCTACTTATTTTGGAGCCTTTGCTTGTGGTGGTGGTGATGATGATGACAAAAAAAATTATTACGTGACAAGAAACCTCTCGTCCCCTCAGCTTCAAGCGATAAGTCCTGTTTTAACCAACCTCAGCGTATTTTGCGATAAAAACGTCAGTATTCCTGCATCTGGGCCCGCGCTGAACACGCAAGCGTTGAATTCAAGTACAGATAATCTAAAGAAGGCTCTTGAAGAAGGTTTCGAGCTTGGACTTAACCAAGATTGTTCGATCTGCTTAACCTCTGGGGGTGCTTGTGGGTATAATCGGAGCTCAAGTGGATTCATCTGCTATAATATAGAAAAGGCCAATAACCGTAGTAGAAACAACG GTCTCTCCACTGGAGCTATACTAG GAATCGGGATTGCTTCTGTATTAGTGCTGTTATTTCTGACAGCCGGATGCGCGCTCTGGCTAATCAGACGGCGGAAGATACAAGCAGCTCAATACACAAACAAAGACTTGCCAATAACGTCTTATTCAAGCAAAGAAGCCTCAAGCCATCCAACTCCCAAAACAATCTCAAGCCGTAGCAATCACGCTCTTATCCCTTCAATCCCTAACATCACAAACGCAAGCACCTACTTTGGAGTCCAAGTTTTCAGCTACGAAGAACTCGAGGAAGCCACTGAGAATTTCTCTAGAGAGCTTGGAAACGGCGGCTTCGGTACAGTCTATTACG GCGTGTTGAAAGATGGACGAGCTGTAGCAGTGAAACGACTATATGAAAAATCTCTTCAACGCGTTGAACAGTTCAAGAACGAGATCGATATCTTGAAATCCTTGAAACATACAAACCTCGTTATTCTCTACGGATGCACATCGAGACACAGCGCAGAGCTTTTGCTTGTCTACGAGTATATATCAAATGGAACTCTGGCCGACCATCTTCACGGTGATCGTGCTGAAGCCCGTCCTATTTGTTGGCCAGTTCGTTTAAACATAGCAATCGAAACCGCAAGTGCTTTATCCTTCCTCCATAAATCAG GGATCATACATAGGGACGTGAAGACAACAAACATTCTTCTAGATGAGAACTCCACGGTGAAAGTAGCTGATTTCGGACTCTCACGGTTGTTTTCAACAGACCAAACTCACGTCTCCACCATGCCGCAAGGCACTCCAGGATATGTAGATCCGGAGTATTACCAGTGTTACCGTCTAAACGAGAAGAGTGACGTGTACAGCTTTGGAGTCGTACTCACCGAGCTCATCTCTTCTAAAAAAGCCGTGGATATCACAAGACAACGTCACGATATCAACTTAGCGAACATGGTCGTTTCCAAGATCAAGAACAATGCGGTGCATGAACTTGTCGATCCGAGTCTTGGATTCGAGAAGGATCCAGAAGTGCAGCGTATGATGATTTCGGTGGCTGAGCTTGCGTTCCGATGTTTGCAACAGGAGAGGGAAGGTAGGCCGTGGATGGATGAGATTGTGGAGATTTTGAAAGGGATCAAGGGGGAGAAGGCCGGGAAGTTACCAGATGTGGTGGATATTAAGGTAAGCAGAGGAGTTGACGCTGGAATACTGAGTCATAGTGATCCTCCGCCGGTTTCGCCGGATACTGAGAAGTGTACTAGCAGTTCGGATACGGCTGCTTGTTCATTTTGA
- the LOC106299470 gene encoding uncharacterized protein LOC106299470, producing the protein MARGLCLLQDRKIKCPTRDRLHSWGMQTPTTCLLCNSADETRDHLLFGCPFSFCVWTIVASRCLMAAVPDWNSTLLRMQTLPKKSNASQLSLWCWQTAIYLIWTERNARLHRKTFRSKDSLIKQLDHLIRNKISSIRPSNQRISSSLMQLWLSTS; encoded by the exons ATGGCTCGTGGGCTCTGCCTCCTGCAAGATCGGAAAATCAA ATGCCCCACTAGAGACAGGCTTCATAGCTGGGGAATGCAAACGCCCACTACTTGCCTCCTCTGTAACTCCGCGGATGAAACCAGAGATCATTTGCTCTTCGGTTGCCCCTTCAGCTTCTGTGTCTGGACAATAGTAGCTTCTCGATGCCTGATGGCTGCTGTACCTGACTGGAACTCGACGCTACTGCGCATGCAGACTCTCCCGAAAAAAAGCAACGCTTCTCAACTCTCCCTCTGGTGCTGGCAGACGGCAATCTACCTGATCTGGACTGAGAGGAACGCGCGACTTCACAGGAAAACTTTCCGATCTAAAGACTCCCTGATTAAGCAACTAGACCACCTGATTCGCAACAAGATCTCCTCAATTAGGCCCTCTAACCAACGCATTTCCTCCTCTCTGATGCAGCTTTGGCTATCTACATCGTAA
- the LOC106298723 gene encoding uncharacterized protein LOC106298723 — protein sequence MSLQKFKLLATHCGTVAESPTRSPVVHLRRRKTLRLLLTRSSDRWRSPEIQSNADESTGSDGARGLSGKRDKIRSRRKLRELFVSSPPVEEGQRGGGDAGNEMERALPVNGVYTSGGIGEESTGRRMGLNGATRPMLSGTLRCRLLRRAWRPVLVTIPEQ from the coding sequence ATGTCTCTGCAGAAATTCAAGCTCCTCGCCACTCACTGCGGCACCGTCGCTGAGAGTCCGACGCGCAGCCCGGTCGTCCACCTCCGCCGCCGTAAAACGCTGCGTTTGCTACTCACCCGTTCATCAGATCGGTGGCGATCACCGGAGATCCAAAGTAACGCCGACGAATCGACGGGATCCGATGGTGCCCGGGGCTTATCCGGGAAGAGAGATAAGATCCGATCTCGGCGGAAGCTGAGAGAGCTATTCGTCTCTTCACCTCCGGTGGAGGAAGGCCAACGTGGCGGCGGCGATGCAGGGAATGAAATGGAGAGGGCGTTACCGGTTAACGGCGTTTATACTAGCGGAGGTATTGGAGAAGAGTCAACGGGTCGACGTATGGGCCTTAACGGCGCAACGAGGCCCATGTTATCTGGTACACTTCGATGTAGGTTACTCCGAAGAGCTTGGCGCCCCGTTCTTGTAACTATTCCTGAACAATAA
- the LOC106298019 gene encoding LOW QUALITY PROTEIN: alpha/beta hydrolase domain-containing protein 17A (The sequence of the model RefSeq protein was modified relative to this genomic sequence to represent the inferred CDS: inserted 1 base in 1 codon; substituted 2 bases at 2 genomic stop codons), with protein sequence MVVAFTVIFATFLPFPEIPRRDDVDILKLRTRCGSEIVAVYIKHSKANGTVLYSQGNAAYMGQIFELSVELSNRLRVNLWGVISLXKYDYSGYGQSTGHASESNTYAGIEASYKCLKEMYGVIDDQLILYGQSVGSGPTVALASRTPNLRGVVLXCPILSGMRVLYPVKCTYWFEIYKNIDKXGAVTCPVLVIHGTADEVVDCSHGRRLWELSKEKYEPLWINGGGQYCDLEHYPSFIRHLKKFVASLANKQAKAGEN encoded by the exons ATGGTGGTGGCCTTTACAG TGATATTCGCAACCTTTCTGCCATTTCCGGAAATCCCACGCCGCGATGACGTAGACATCCTGAAGCTTCGTACACGTTGCGGCAGTGAGATCGTAGCTGTTTATATCAAACACTCCAAAGCTAACGGCACAGTTCTGTATTCTCAAGGTAACGCAGCCTATATGGGACAAATATTTGAGCTTTCTGTCGAGCTCAGCAATCGCCTTCGCGTTAATTTATGGGGTGTAATCTCTCTCTAAAA GTATGATTACTCTGGTTATGGTCAGTCTACAGGACAT GCAAGCGAGTCTAATACATATGCTGGTATAGAAGCATCTTATAAATGCCTCAAAGAAATGTACGGCGTTATAGATGATCAACTGATACTATATGGTCAGTCTGTTGGTAGTGGACCTACGGTTGCTCTAGCGTCGCGCACACCTAACTTGAGAGGCGTGGTTTTATAGTGTCCTATTCTGTCTGGGATGAGGGTTTTGTATCCGGTGAAATGTACATATTGGTTTGAAATTTACAAG AATATTGACA TCGGTGCAGTGACATGTCCTGTATTAGTGATCCAT GGAACTGCTGATGAAGTAGTTGATTGTTCGCATGGAAGACGGCTCTGGGAACTCAGCAAAGAGAAGTATGAACCTTTGTGGATAAATGGAGGTGGACAGTACTGCGACCTTGAACACTATCCATCTTTCATAAGACATCTGAAGAAATTTGTTGCATCACTTGCCAACAAACAAGCGAAGGCAGGAGAAAATTGA
- the LOC106300409 gene encoding probable receptor-like protein kinase At1g67000, translating to MYNLLNSFLFYFFLFSLFHHLPCALSQQDHTLCETMFHCGNITAGFPFSGGTRHESCGHSLLKLRCSKNTTSLIISNHPYEVLHIDEASKTLRLAIADLRDSFCNATFADATLPPEIFEVSQMYKNLTVFHHCDSKLPYRSSYTCPGIGPIVVSETRDRDFHDSCGECFTVIVPKSFVPEEKELNMTNLESVLSKGFEVKVKIDETACQECSSNHGTHQPSADELYRRCSAPFSCGDQSGLLYPFWIPDREECGHPEFKLDCHSSVAEINICSVKYRILAADYTPRDIRLARSDYIGGLCPQHPINDPFTQNVFALAGDAGMISIYHECTPEFLQSVSPYVGDLDCEVNEKSYYVTRNLSSPLKDLGGTCKRNVSIPASGPALNTLQKSASRDNLKKALKEGFKVEFHRECSMCMDSGGACGYKKGSNNFLCYCKDHIHSHTCGNKDAGISSPAKAGMEYAFGFVGIILIAGGLYCVISRRKKTSDDPSQLNLKALIPLKHYSYAQVKRITKSFAIVVGKGGFGTVYRGTLCDGRSVAVKVLKDSKGNGEDFLNEVATMSKTSHVNIVTLLGFCAEGTKRAILYEFLENGSLDNFISSTKSSNKNWMKLYEIALGVARGLEYLHHGCRTRIVHFDIKPQNVLLDHNLCPKVSDFGLAKLCGRKESILSLLDTRGTIGYIAPEVFSRVYGQVSHKSDVYSYGMLVLEMIGSRAKPSTEETASTKSSVYFPEWIYTDLEMGDSGRPKGNGINFQEEEIAKKMTLVGLWCIQSSPSDRPSMDRVVEMMEGSLDALDVPPKPVLQVPLLESSTLSEDISVYTEVCSVNTV from the exons ATGTACAATCTCCTCAATTCATTTCTGTTTTATTTCTTCCTCTTTTCCTTATTTCACCATCTTCCTTGTGCTCTAAGTCAACAAGATCATACGTTATGTGAGACTATGTTTCACTGTGGGAACATCACAGCTGGTTTCCCCTTCTCAGGTGGGACCCGTCACGAAAGTTGCGGTCATTCATTGCTCAAGCTTCGCTGCAGCAAAAACACAACGTCTTTAATCATCTCAAACCATCCGTACGAGGTTCTCCACATAGATGAAGCATCTAAAACTCTTAGACTTGCCATAGCAGATCTTCGAGATTCCTTTTGCAACGCTACATTCGCAGATGCAACCTTGCCTCCCGAAATATTTGAGGTTTCGCAGATGTACAAGAACCTCACTGTTTTCCACCACTGCGACTCTAAGCTTCCTTACCGTTCGAGTTATACATGTCCTGGTATAGGTCCTATCGTAGTGTCTGAAACCCGTGACCGTGATTTTCATGACTCCTGCGGTGAATGTTTCACAGTTATCGTTCCTAAGAGCTTTGTTCCGGAAGAGAAAGAGTTGAACATGACTAATTTGGAAAGTGTTTTAAGTAAAGGATTTGAGGTGAAGGTGAAGATTGATGAGACAGCGTGTCAAGAATGTTCATCCAATCATGGAACCCATCAACCTAGTG CTGATGAGCTTTACAGGCGCTGCAGTGCCCCGTTTAGCTGCGGCGATCAGAGTGGTCTCTTGTACCCGTTCTGGATACCTGACAGAGAAGAATGTGGCCACCCTGAATTCAAACTCGACTGTCACAGCAGTGTTGCAGAGATTAACATATGCTCTGTTAAGTACAGGATCTTAGCGGCAGACTATACACCTCGTGACATAAGATTAGCAAGATCAGATTATATCGGTGGTTTGTGTCCCCAACACCCTATAAACGATCCGTTCACCCAAAACGTCTTTGCCTTAGCTGGTGACGCCGGCATGATATCCATTTATCATGAATGCACACCGGAGTTTCTACAGTCTGTTTCTCCTTACGTGGGAGATCTTGATTGTGAAGTTAATGAGAAAAGTTACTATGTGACAAGAAACCTCTCGTCTCCTTTAAAAGACTTGGGTGGAACGTGTAAAAGAAACGTCAGTATTCCTGCATCTGGACCGGCGCTGAACACTCTGCAGAAGAGTGCAAGTCGAGATAATCTAAAGAAGGCTCTTAAAGAGGGTTTCAAGGTTGAATTTCACAGAGAATGTTCCATGTGCATGGACTCTGGGGGTGCTTGTGGATATAAGAAGGGCTCAAACAATTTTCTCTGCTACTGTAAAGATCATATTCATAGCCATACCTGCGGAAACAAAG ATGCAGGCATCTCTTCTCCCGCAAAAGCAG GAATGGAGTATGCTTTTGGATTTGTGGGCATCATTCTTATAGCCGGAGGTTTGTACTGTGTTATCAGCCGGCGAAAAAAGACCTCAGATGATCCTAGCCAACTTAATCTAAAGGCCCTTATTCCACTGAAACACTATAGCTATGCGCAAGTAAAGAGAATCACTAAGTCCTTTGCCATAGTGGTTGGGAAAGGCGGATTTGGAACTGTCTACAGAGGAACCCTTTGTGATGGTCGTAGTGTGGCGGTTAAGGTCTTGAAAGACTCAAAGGGTAATGGTGAAGACTTCCTCAATGAAGTTGCGACCATGAGCAAAACTTCTCATGTCAACATTGTTACCCTGCTTGGATTCTGTGCTGAGGGTACCAAGAGAGCCATTCTTTACGAGTTTTTAGAAAATGGATCTCTTGATAACTTCATCTCTAGCACAAAGTCGTCAAATAAGAACTGGATGAAGCTATATGAAATAGCATTGGGCGTTGCTCGTGGTCTAGAGTACTTGCACCATGGATGCAGAACAAGGATTGTTCATTTCGACATAAAGCCGCAGAATGTACTCTTGGATCACAACCTTTGCCCCAAAGTTTCAGACTTTGGCCTTGCTAAGCTCTGTGGGAGGAAAGAAAGCATCCTGTCACTGTTGGACACAAGAGGAACGATAGGATACATTGCACCTGAAGTGTTTTCAAGAGTGTACGGTCAAGTCTCACACAAGTCAGATGTGTATAGCTACGGAATGCTGGTTCTTGAAATGATTGGATCAAGAGCCAAACCATCAACGGAAGAAACTGCATCTACCAAAAGCTCAGTATACTTTCCTGAATGGATCTATACAGATCTTGAGATGGGAGACAGTGGAAGGCCTAAGGGAAATGGAATCAACTTTCAAGAAGAGGAGATAGCAAAGAAGATGACATTGGTGGGTTTGTGGTGTATTCAGTCTTCCCCTTCAGATCGCCCATCGATGGACAGAGTAGTAGAGATGATGGAAGGAAGTCTTGATGCTCTTGATGTCCCTCCAAAGCCTGTTTTACAAGTGCCTCTTCTAGAATCTTCTACGCTTTCAGAGGATATTTCTGTTTACACAGAAGTATGTTCAGTGAATACTGTATAA